The following coding sequences lie in one Phragmites australis chromosome 8, lpPhrAust1.1, whole genome shotgun sequence genomic window:
- the LOC133926353 gene encoding RING-H2 finger protein ATL52-like isoform X2, translated as MVIMAGMLPGVECARRRRLWQGAAEAVPGGTRRSSFCLYAAGHGGHPAGLGGAGNSGKRSGVMETIHGWTLDSNAREAKERLDQKLRSKRETVIKRHHSTGSIKLSRAHGSGDGGEGSSTTSAAVLGVQREVYLKKGVMQRLMRWSRPRWDAAEQAECAVCLDEFRAGDVLAHLPCGHRFHWACALPWLEGTSRCPFCRAAVNANPHAAA; from the exons ATGGTCATCATGGCCGGGATGCTCCCCGGCGTGGAgtgcgcgcggcggcggcggctgtggcagggcgcggcggaggcggtgcCCGGCGGCACGAGGCGGTCCTCGTTCTGCCTGTACGCGGCTGGGCACGGAGGGCACCCAGCTGGCCTTGGCGGCGCCGGCAATTCTGGCAAG CGGAGCGGCGTGATGGAGACGATACACGGGTGGACGCTGGACAGCAATGCGCGGGAGGCCAAGGAGCGGCTGGACCAGAAGCTCAGGAGCAAGAGGGAGACCGTCATCAAGAG GCATCACAGCACGGGGAGCATAAAGCTGAGCAGGGCCCACGGAAGCGGCGACGGAGGCGAGGGGAGCTCGACGACGTCGGCGGCGGTGCTGGGCGTGCAGCGGGAGGTGTACTTGAAGAAGGGGGTGATGCAGCGGTTGATGCGGTGGAGCCGGCCGCGGTGGGACGCGGCGGAGCAGGCGGAGTGCGCGGTGTGCCTCGACGAGTTCCGCGCGGGCGACGTCCTGGCGCACCTCCCCTGCGGGCACCGCTTCCACTGGGCCTGCGCGCTGCCCTGGCTCGAGGGCACCTCCCGTTGCCCCTTCTGCCGCGCCGCCGTCAACGCTAACCCCCATGCCGCCGCCTAG
- the LOC133926353 gene encoding E3 ubiquitin-protein ligase RDUF1-like isoform X1, with protein MVIMAGMLPGVECARRRRLWQGAAEAVPGGTRRSSFCLYAAGHGGHPAGLGGAGNSGKQRSGVMETIHGWTLDSNAREAKERLDQKLRSKRETVIKRHHSTGSIKLSRAHGSGDGGEGSSTTSAAVLGVQREVYLKKGVMQRLMRWSRPRWDAAEQAECAVCLDEFRAGDVLAHLPCGHRFHWACALPWLEGTSRCPFCRAAVNANPHAAA; from the exons ATGGTCATCATGGCCGGGATGCTCCCCGGCGTGGAgtgcgcgcggcggcggcggctgtggcagggcgcggcggaggcggtgcCCGGCGGCACGAGGCGGTCCTCGTTCTGCCTGTACGCGGCTGGGCACGGAGGGCACCCAGCTGGCCTTGGCGGCGCCGGCAATTCTGGCAAG CAGCGGAGCGGCGTGATGGAGACGATACACGGGTGGACGCTGGACAGCAATGCGCGGGAGGCCAAGGAGCGGCTGGACCAGAAGCTCAGGAGCAAGAGGGAGACCGTCATCAAGAG GCATCACAGCACGGGGAGCATAAAGCTGAGCAGGGCCCACGGAAGCGGCGACGGAGGCGAGGGGAGCTCGACGACGTCGGCGGCGGTGCTGGGCGTGCAGCGGGAGGTGTACTTGAAGAAGGGGGTGATGCAGCGGTTGATGCGGTGGAGCCGGCCGCGGTGGGACGCGGCGGAGCAGGCGGAGTGCGCGGTGTGCCTCGACGAGTTCCGCGCGGGCGACGTCCTGGCGCACCTCCCCTGCGGGCACCGCTTCCACTGGGCCTGCGCGCTGCCCTGGCTCGAGGGCACCTCCCGTTGCCCCTTCTGCCGCGCCGCCGTCAACGCTAACCCCCATGCCGCCGCCTAG